A genomic region of Colletes latitarsis isolate SP2378_abdomen chromosome 7, iyColLati1, whole genome shotgun sequence contains the following coding sequences:
- the LOC143344077 gene encoding MAM and LDL-receptor class A domain-containing protein 1 — MWLVLWICYCLYYLSYATPWRPFNPMLGEQIDLVGPINQSFVPNWNIENDETRGTIDSPDSNDAFNSTQIPFNSIDRDREPLDEVERIEPRHWPVRPDILYTQRAVPSTTEISLPRNPLNPPTLAQRDPSTQRYPSVTAPPPTASVDEVFCDFGSFPAQTLCEWQNGDDALEWTAGTGMGTNWMGGPPSDYTTGTMEGGYAFLETSQLPLKDGKVKTLGGLLHSPQLGSTGVTGTCVMFKYTMDGLSIAGLRILLHVGTDEYSIKKEQTEEITPENATISTCKPVEVSNERVIWNAQYYSLGVWQQAQLLYTYPVLHSVIIEGIPVDPTDPARLYRGYLAVDDIDLQPGTSCVGFCNFASGFCDWSNDAEDDFDWTISRGSGNPTTGPATDSSSDRSAAGGYAYIDSSFPRRPGDRARLLSSSFPAPNANTPMCMHFWFHMFGAGIGTLKLFLRYFRSMDAPLREIWSLNGNAGNTWFVAQITISSLDDFQLVFEASVGNTGIGDIAIDDISFTQGSCPVSPQVAAPTPRDCTFEVDECDWINSRDPDRVEWERVSIQALSPRNQRKPYSNGYTINRRNEHFLGLGRPRGGPRSSGGGTAQLVSREMKGTDEPLCATFWYFMFESFIDSTGPSLGVLRVSIQTSGESSSESRPIWQLYNNQGPTWNYAQININERKDFSVVFEGTWGPNRASGSIGIDDISFYTGNCTVKPISASVRAEDCSFEKGLCGWENITSSDNERAVTWQRAFLAHRPAQLLDKTFGATGDFVFFDIFTTNKKSTDVRLRSPVIQTSPDEESVCFTFWFAAFGVEESTTLQVIKVNTEDDQNDDEGAGKQEQPLWSLTAKGFNNPRPVWTAAQVTIDARVPYHLILRGSASNGGFAIDDIKFQPQSCAIRPVAAQPVNNES, encoded by the exons ATGTGGTTAGTTTTATGGATATGTTATTGTTTGTACTATCTATCGTACGCTACCCCATGGCGTCCTTTCAACCCAATGCTCGGTGAGCAAATAGACCTCGTTGGACCGATAAACCAGAGTTTCGTTCCTAATTGGAACATCGAAAACGACGAGACCAGAGGTACAATCGATAGTCCCGACTCGAACGATGCATTCAATTCGACGCAAATCCCCTTCAATTCGATCGATCGTGATCGTGAACCCTTGGACGAGGTGGAACGCATCGAGCCCAGACATTGGCCAGTTAGACCAGATATATTGTACACGCAAAGAGCTGTTCCATCCACCACGGAGATCTCGTTACCGCGGAATCCGCTTAATCCTCCCACGCTTGCTCAAAGAGACCCGTCGACGCAAAG ATACCCCTCCGTGACAGCACCACCACCCACAGCATCCGTTGATGAAGTCTTCTGTGACTTTGGATCATTTCCGGCGCAGACACTTTGCGAATGGCAAAATGGCGACGACGCATTGGAATGGACAGCCGGTACCGGCATGGGTACAAACTGGATGGGTGGTCCTCCAAGTGACTATACCACTGGTACCATGGAGGGAGG GTACGCCTTTCTAGAAACGTCGCAATTACCATTGAAAGATGGCAAAGTAAAAACCTTAGGAGGATTGTTGCACAGTCCTCAGTTAGGTAGTACAGGGGTAACCGGGACTTGCGTCATGTTCAAATATACCATGGATGGCCTGAGCATCGCTGGCCTAAGGATTTTGCTTCACGTGGGTACAGACGAATATTCCATCAAGAAAGAACAAACCGAGGAAATCACGCCGGAGAACGCGACGATATCAACCTGTAAGCCAGTGGAAGTTTCTAACGAACGTGTTATTTGGAACGCACAGTATTACAGCTTAGGCGTTTGGCAACAAGCGCAATTGCTCTATACTTATCCTGTGTTGCATTCG GTGATCATCGAGGGGATTCCTGTAGATCCTACTGATCCAGCGCGCCTGTACAGAGGCTACCTAGCTGTGGACGATATAGATTTGCAGCCGGGTACTTCGTGCGTTGGCTTCTGTAATTTTGCTAGCGGATTCTGCGACTGGAGCAACGATGCAGAGGATGACTTTGACTGGACAATT AGTCGGGGTAGTGGAAATCCAACGACTGGACCAGCCACCGACAGTTCCAGCGATCGTTCAGCGGCTGGAGGATACGCCTACATAGACTCTTCGTTTCCACGTAGACCAGGAGATAGAGCCAGGCTCCTTAGTTCGAGTTTCCCTGCGCCGAATGCTAATACACCCATGTGTATGCACTTCTGGTTCCATATGTTTGGCGCTGGAATTGGTACCCTGAAGCTCTTTTTACGTTACTTCCGTAGCATGGATGCGCCGCTACGAGAGATTTGGAGCTTAAACGGGAACGCTGGAAACACGTGGTTTGTCGCTCAAATTACGATCAGCTCTCTTGATGACTTTCAACTTGTCTTCGAAGCTTCAGTGGGAAACACAGGAATAGGCGACATTGCTATCGACGACATCTCTTTCACGCAAGGCTCCTGTCCTG TCTCACCTCAAGTTGCCGCGCCAACACCGCGTGACTGTACTTTCGAAGTGGACGAATGTGACTGGATCAATTCTCGCGATCCGGATCGAGTTGAATGGGAGAGAGTGTCTATTCAAGCATTGAGCCCGAGGAATCAACGAAAACCGTACAGTAATGGATATACGATCAACCGAAGAAACGAGCATTTCCTTGGTCTGGGTCGTCCAAGAGGAGGACCACGATCATCCGGCGGTGGGACAGCACAACTTGTCAGCCGAGAGATGAAAGGCACCGACGAGCCTCTTTGTGCCACTTTTTGGTACTTCATGTTCGAATCTTTCATCGATTCAACTGGACCAAGTTTAG GAGTGCTTCGCGTGTCTATTCAAACAAGTGGGGAATCTTCATCGGAATCTAGACCAATCTGGCAGTTGTACAATAACCAAGGACCGACCTGGAATTATGCACAGATTAATATAAATGAGAGGAAAGACTTTAGCGTAGTGTTCGAAGGTACTTGGGGTCCTAATCGTGCTAGCGGCAGCATCGGTATCGACGATATTTCTTTTTATACTGGCAATTGTACCG TGAAACCGATAAGTGCATCGGTAAGAGCAGAGGATTGTAGCTTTGAGAAAGGATTGTGCGGCTGGGAAAATATCACTTCCTCGGATAACGAGCGTGCAGTCACCTGGCAGCGTGCATTTCTTGCTCACCGTCCAGCACAATTGTTGGACAAAACCTTCGGTGCGACAGGCGACTTTGTTTTTTTCGACATTTTTACAACGAATAAAAAATCTACCGACGTGCGTTTACGATCACCGGTTATACAAACGTCACCCGACGAAGAATCCGTGTGTTTTACGTTTTGGTTTGCTGCTTTTGGAGTCGAGGAATCCACGACTTTACAAGTCATTAAGGTGAATACCGAAGACGACCAGAATGATGACGAAGGTGCTGGGAAACAGGAACAACCC TTATGGTCGCTAACAGCGAAAGGATTTAATAATCCAAGACCTGTATGGACAGCTGCACAAGTGACCATAGATGCTCGTGTACCCTATCATCTTATTTTAAGAGGAAGCGCTAGTAATGGAGGTTTCGCAATCGACGATATAAAATTTCAGCCCCAAAGTTGCGCAA TTCGACCAGTTGCGGCACAACCCGTCAATAATGAAAGTTAA
- the Duba gene encoding deubiquitinating enzyme A isoform X1 produces MTILSKKKTNASKDRREGGSTSEVDVHGVQNEHGSGSIALPNSPYQVRAANGFAVDLHGVQTDHGSGSIVLTGSSYEASVDRREDKHFEEGSGPSHGKRHRQRASPHSGCIGRNSRSKRERERDRGRDRDRERERERERQATPPTASGSGLQATDAGVITNNRMAIAAANLEHELANGYNSGDEYTGRTGNNLTLAEWQERDRWFEKRMRKMGFIVKKMGEDGACLFRAVADQVYGDQEMHGVVRKHCMDYIASNQEFFSHFVAEDFSTYVDRKRQEYVHGNHIEMQAMSEMYNRSIQLYCYSNEPINIFHTMVKSDNEPIRLSYQRGSHYNSIVDPYKATVGVGLGLPSYNPGAADRQLISDAVRQSEELHIEQTMLEDKIKATDWEATNEAIEEQVARESYLQWLRDNEMRKARSASSSSTSTVTSAQHSHTHFHPHGGRGQQRSHTSSPTTTQTSQDTLRNSPKVNDAVRYNKRSPQHQSTQGSNISHLTSDFESKIPQEPMPGSSKEVHASPDISLFNRLPPEVFGLTDWEDSDILSKVLATSQQEYLDSLKQSRSSASSGNDTKNILDSSNS; encoded by the exons ATGACCATTCTGTCGAAGAAGAAGACGAACGCCTCGAAAGATAGACGAGAAGGAGGCAGCACTTCCGAAGTCGATGTTCACGGAGTGCAAAACGAGCATGGCTCTGGATCCATCGCACTACCCAATAGCCCATATCAG GTACGTGCAGCGAACGGTTTCGCGGTCGATCTCCACGGGGTTCAGACCGATCATGGATCTGGTTCTATCGTTCTTACGGGTAGCTCGTACGAG GCTAGTGTTGATCGAAGGGAAGATAAACACTTTGAAGAAGGAAGCGGTCCAAGTCATGGCAAGCGTCATAGACAACGAGCAAGCCCACATAG TGGATGCATTGGAAGAAATTCGCGTTCTAAACGCGAAAGAGAACGAGACAGGGGTCGTGATAGAGACAGAGAGAGGGAAAGAGAACGTGAAAGACAAGCTACTCCTCCGACTGCATCTGGCAGTGGTTTACAAG CTACAGATGCTGGTGTAATAACCAACAATCGGATGGCTATTGCTGCTGCAAATTTAGAACACGAATTAGCTAATGGTTACAATAGCGGCGATGAATATACCGGTAGAACTGGTAACAACCTTACATTAGCCGAGTGGCAAGAG CGGGATAGGTGGTTCGAAAAGCGAATGCGCAAGATGGGATTTATTGTCAAAAAAATGGGTGAAGATGGAGCATGTCTGTTCAGAGCTGTTGCAGATCAAGTTTACGGTGATCAAGAAATGCATGGCGTTGTGCGGAAGCATTGCATGGATTATATT GCTTCCAATCAAGAGTTTTTTTCTCACTTCGTAGCAGAAGATTTCAGCACGTATGTAGATAGGAAACGGCAGGAGTATGTCCACGGAAATCATATAGAAATGCAAGCAATGTCTGAAATGTATAATCGTAGCATTCAATTGTATTGCTATAGTAATG AACCTATCAATATCTTCCATACAATGGTTAAAAGTGATAATGAACCAATACGATTATCTTATCAACGTGGCAGTCATTATAATAGCATAGTAGATCCATATAAAGCTACCGTCGGCGTTGGACTTGGTTTACCATCATACAATCCTGGTGCCGCAGATCGACAACTTATATCCGACGCAGTTCGTCAGAGCGAAGAGTTACACATTGAACAG ACGATGCTGGAAGATAAAATAAAAGCAACAGATTGGGAAGCAACAAACGAAGCCATAGAGGAACAAGTTGCCAGAGAAAGTTACCTGCAATGGTTAAGGGACAATGAAATGCGAAAAGCG CGATCAGCCAGTAGTAGCAGTACAAGTACGGTGACAAGTGCGCAGCACAGTCACACTCATTTTCATCCTCATGGAGGTCGTGGACAACAACGTAGTCACACTTCTTCTCCGACCACGACCCAAACTAGCCAAGACACTTTACGTAATTCTCCGAAG GTAAATGATGCGGTAAGGTATAATAAAAGGTCGCCTCAGCATCAGTCAACCCAAGGTTCTAATATATCTCACCTAACCTCAGACTTCGAATCTAAAATTCCTCAGGAGCCAATGCCAGGCAGTAGTAAGGAAGTTCACGCTTCGCCAGATATTTCGTTGTTCAATCGTCTTCCCCCGGAAGTATTCG GTTTAACCGATTGGGAGGACAGTGATATACTCTCAAAAGTGTTGGCAACATCGCAACAGGAATATCTGGACAGCTTAAAACAATCACGAAGTTCCGCATCATCCGGAAATGATACTAAGAATATATTAGATTCCAGTAACAGTTAA
- the Duba gene encoding deubiquitinating enzyme A isoform X3: MTILSKKKTNASKDRREGGSTSEVDVHGVQNEHGSGSIALPNSPYQVRAANGFAVDLHGVQTDHGSGSIVLTGSSYEASVDRREDKHFEEGSGPSHGKRHRQRASPHSGCIGRNSRSKRERERDRGRDRDRERERERERQATPPTASGSGLQATDAGVITNNRMAIAAANLEHELANGYNSGDEYTGRTGNNLTLAEWQERDRWFEKRMRKMGFIVKKMGEDGACLFRAVADQVYGDQEMHGVVRKHCMDYIASNQEFFSHFVAEDFSTYVDRKRQEYVHGNHIEMQAMSEMYNRSIQLYCYSNEPINIFHTMVKSDNEPIRLSYQRGSHYNSIVDPYKATVGVGLGLPSYNPGAADRQLISDAVRQSEELHIEQTMLEDKIKATDWEATNEAIEEQVARESYLQWLRDNEMRKAVNDAVRYNKRSPQHQSTQGSNISHLTSDFESKIPQEPMPGSSKEVHASPDISLFNRLPPEVFGLTDWEDSDILSKVLATSQQEYLDSLKQSRSSASSGNDTKNILDSSNS; the protein is encoded by the exons ATGACCATTCTGTCGAAGAAGAAGACGAACGCCTCGAAAGATAGACGAGAAGGAGGCAGCACTTCCGAAGTCGATGTTCACGGAGTGCAAAACGAGCATGGCTCTGGATCCATCGCACTACCCAATAGCCCATATCAG GTACGTGCAGCGAACGGTTTCGCGGTCGATCTCCACGGGGTTCAGACCGATCATGGATCTGGTTCTATCGTTCTTACGGGTAGCTCGTACGAG GCTAGTGTTGATCGAAGGGAAGATAAACACTTTGAAGAAGGAAGCGGTCCAAGTCATGGCAAGCGTCATAGACAACGAGCAAGCCCACATAG TGGATGCATTGGAAGAAATTCGCGTTCTAAACGCGAAAGAGAACGAGACAGGGGTCGTGATAGAGACAGAGAGAGGGAAAGAGAACGTGAAAGACAAGCTACTCCTCCGACTGCATCTGGCAGTGGTTTACAAG CTACAGATGCTGGTGTAATAACCAACAATCGGATGGCTATTGCTGCTGCAAATTTAGAACACGAATTAGCTAATGGTTACAATAGCGGCGATGAATATACCGGTAGAACTGGTAACAACCTTACATTAGCCGAGTGGCAAGAG CGGGATAGGTGGTTCGAAAAGCGAATGCGCAAGATGGGATTTATTGTCAAAAAAATGGGTGAAGATGGAGCATGTCTGTTCAGAGCTGTTGCAGATCAAGTTTACGGTGATCAAGAAATGCATGGCGTTGTGCGGAAGCATTGCATGGATTATATT GCTTCCAATCAAGAGTTTTTTTCTCACTTCGTAGCAGAAGATTTCAGCACGTATGTAGATAGGAAACGGCAGGAGTATGTCCACGGAAATCATATAGAAATGCAAGCAATGTCTGAAATGTATAATCGTAGCATTCAATTGTATTGCTATAGTAATG AACCTATCAATATCTTCCATACAATGGTTAAAAGTGATAATGAACCAATACGATTATCTTATCAACGTGGCAGTCATTATAATAGCATAGTAGATCCATATAAAGCTACCGTCGGCGTTGGACTTGGTTTACCATCATACAATCCTGGTGCCGCAGATCGACAACTTATATCCGACGCAGTTCGTCAGAGCGAAGAGTTACACATTGAACAG ACGATGCTGGAAGATAAAATAAAAGCAACAGATTGGGAAGCAACAAACGAAGCCATAGAGGAACAAGTTGCCAGAGAAAGTTACCTGCAATGGTTAAGGGACAATGAAATGCGAAAAGCG GTAAATGATGCGGTAAGGTATAATAAAAGGTCGCCTCAGCATCAGTCAACCCAAGGTTCTAATATATCTCACCTAACCTCAGACTTCGAATCTAAAATTCCTCAGGAGCCAATGCCAGGCAGTAGTAAGGAAGTTCACGCTTCGCCAGATATTTCGTTGTTCAATCGTCTTCCCCCGGAAGTATTCG GTTTAACCGATTGGGAGGACAGTGATATACTCTCAAAAGTGTTGGCAACATCGCAACAGGAATATCTGGACAGCTTAAAACAATCACGAAGTTCCGCATCATCCGGAAATGATACTAAGAATATATTAGATTCCAGTAACAGTTAA
- the Duba gene encoding deubiquitinating enzyme A isoform X2, which yields MTILSKKKTNASKDRREGGSTSEVDVHGVQNEHGSGSIALPNSPYQVRAANGFAVDLHGVQTDHGSGSIVLTGSSYEASVDRREDKHFEEGSGPSHGKRHRQRASPHSGCIGRNSRSKRERERDRGRDRDRERERERERQATPPTASGSGLQDAGVITNNRMAIAAANLEHELANGYNSGDEYTGRTGNNLTLAEWQERDRWFEKRMRKMGFIVKKMGEDGACLFRAVADQVYGDQEMHGVVRKHCMDYIASNQEFFSHFVAEDFSTYVDRKRQEYVHGNHIEMQAMSEMYNRSIQLYCYSNEPINIFHTMVKSDNEPIRLSYQRGSHYNSIVDPYKATVGVGLGLPSYNPGAADRQLISDAVRQSEELHIEQTMLEDKIKATDWEATNEAIEEQVARESYLQWLRDNEMRKARSASSSSTSTVTSAQHSHTHFHPHGGRGQQRSHTSSPTTTQTSQDTLRNSPKVNDAVRYNKRSPQHQSTQGSNISHLTSDFESKIPQEPMPGSSKEVHASPDISLFNRLPPEVFGLTDWEDSDILSKVLATSQQEYLDSLKQSRSSASSGNDTKNILDSSNS from the exons ATGACCATTCTGTCGAAGAAGAAGACGAACGCCTCGAAAGATAGACGAGAAGGAGGCAGCACTTCCGAAGTCGATGTTCACGGAGTGCAAAACGAGCATGGCTCTGGATCCATCGCACTACCCAATAGCCCATATCAG GTACGTGCAGCGAACGGTTTCGCGGTCGATCTCCACGGGGTTCAGACCGATCATGGATCTGGTTCTATCGTTCTTACGGGTAGCTCGTACGAG GCTAGTGTTGATCGAAGGGAAGATAAACACTTTGAAGAAGGAAGCGGTCCAAGTCATGGCAAGCGTCATAGACAACGAGCAAGCCCACATAG TGGATGCATTGGAAGAAATTCGCGTTCTAAACGCGAAAGAGAACGAGACAGGGGTCGTGATAGAGACAGAGAGAGGGAAAGAGAACGTGAAAGACAAGCTACTCCTCCGACTGCATCTGGCAGTGGTTTACAAG ATGCTGGTGTAATAACCAACAATCGGATGGCTATTGCTGCTGCAAATTTAGAACACGAATTAGCTAATGGTTACAATAGCGGCGATGAATATACCGGTAGAACTGGTAACAACCTTACATTAGCCGAGTGGCAAGAG CGGGATAGGTGGTTCGAAAAGCGAATGCGCAAGATGGGATTTATTGTCAAAAAAATGGGTGAAGATGGAGCATGTCTGTTCAGAGCTGTTGCAGATCAAGTTTACGGTGATCAAGAAATGCATGGCGTTGTGCGGAAGCATTGCATGGATTATATT GCTTCCAATCAAGAGTTTTTTTCTCACTTCGTAGCAGAAGATTTCAGCACGTATGTAGATAGGAAACGGCAGGAGTATGTCCACGGAAATCATATAGAAATGCAAGCAATGTCTGAAATGTATAATCGTAGCATTCAATTGTATTGCTATAGTAATG AACCTATCAATATCTTCCATACAATGGTTAAAAGTGATAATGAACCAATACGATTATCTTATCAACGTGGCAGTCATTATAATAGCATAGTAGATCCATATAAAGCTACCGTCGGCGTTGGACTTGGTTTACCATCATACAATCCTGGTGCCGCAGATCGACAACTTATATCCGACGCAGTTCGTCAGAGCGAAGAGTTACACATTGAACAG ACGATGCTGGAAGATAAAATAAAAGCAACAGATTGGGAAGCAACAAACGAAGCCATAGAGGAACAAGTTGCCAGAGAAAGTTACCTGCAATGGTTAAGGGACAATGAAATGCGAAAAGCG CGATCAGCCAGTAGTAGCAGTACAAGTACGGTGACAAGTGCGCAGCACAGTCACACTCATTTTCATCCTCATGGAGGTCGTGGACAACAACGTAGTCACACTTCTTCTCCGACCACGACCCAAACTAGCCAAGACACTTTACGTAATTCTCCGAAG GTAAATGATGCGGTAAGGTATAATAAAAGGTCGCCTCAGCATCAGTCAACCCAAGGTTCTAATATATCTCACCTAACCTCAGACTTCGAATCTAAAATTCCTCAGGAGCCAATGCCAGGCAGTAGTAAGGAAGTTCACGCTTCGCCAGATATTTCGTTGTTCAATCGTCTTCCCCCGGAAGTATTCG GTTTAACCGATTGGGAGGACAGTGATATACTCTCAAAAGTGTTGGCAACATCGCAACAGGAATATCTGGACAGCTTAAAACAATCACGAAGTTCCGCATCATCCGGAAATGATACTAAGAATATATTAGATTCCAGTAACAGTTAA
- the LOC143344081 gene encoding serine/threonine-protein kinase Nek5, giving the protein MLCVYYVQEFLWKISMHINDYVFEALLGRGTFGSVYIVRRKRDSKPFVVKEQVLNNTINALPFKNILEEIECLHTLRHPNIVAYYGAWMENNRSYILMEFATRCTLKDLLEKRQEPLKEDDALYLFSQVVLGVRHIHFKKILHRDLKPENIMLTGNYGNIVKIGDFGVSKNFQDSKDPSITCRAGSFYYMAPEMLKGQSYDFKCDVWSMGVILYEMVTKRLPFPGTTLPEIMEMTCNEQPRPLRKHTSEATINLISKMLRKQPSFRPKTDQLVLCPYLVPLITLMHLNLGRVHCTAKQNTSNFGPKMFLKFLIPRERSK; this is encoded by the exons ATGTTGTGTGTCTATTATGTGCAGGAATTTTTGTGGAAAATATCAATGCATATAAATGATTATGTATTCGAAGCATTGTTAGGACGTGGCACTTTCGG ATCCGTTTATATAGTACGAAGAAAAAGAGACTCTAAGCCGTTTGTCGTGAAAGAACAGGTTCTTAATAATACTATAAATGCTTTGCCCTTCAAG AATATATTAGAAGAAATAGAATGTTTGCATACGCTGAGACATCCTAATATAGTGGCTTATTATGGAGCCTGGATGGAAAACAATCGCAGTTATATTCTAATGGAATTTGCCACGCGGTGCACTTTGAAAGATTTGTTAGAGAAACGGCAAGAACCGCTCAAGGAAGAT GATGCGCTGTACTTGTTCTCGCAAGTCGTACTCGGTGTTCGTCACATACATTTTAAGAAGATCCTTCATCGGGATTTAAAGCCAGAGAACATTATGCTAACCGGAAATTACGGTAACATCGTTAAAATTGGCGATTTCGGCGTTTCGAAGAATTTTCAAGA CTCAAAAGATCCATCGATCACGTGTCGGGCCGGATCATTTTATTACATGGCCCCTGAAATGTTGAAGGGGCAGTCCTATGATTTTAAATGCGACGTGTGGAGCATGGGAGTTATTCTTTACGAAATGGTTACAAAAAGGCTCCCGTTTCCTGGCACG ACGTTGCCAGAAATCATGGAAATGACGTGCAACGAACAACCACGGCCTCTTCGTAAACATACATCGGAGGCTACCATCAATTTAATATCAAAAATGCTGAGGAAACAACCGTCCTTTCGACCAAAGACAGATCAATTGGTCCTTTGTCCTTATCTCGTGCCTCTCATTACTCTGATGCATTTAAATTTGGGCAGAGTTCATTGTACAGCGAAACAAAATactagtaatttcggtccgaaaATGTTTTTAAAGTTCCTCATACCTCGCGAAAGATCtaaataa